In the genome of Takifugu rubripes chromosome 18, fTakRub1.2, whole genome shotgun sequence, one region contains:
- the grip1 gene encoding glutamate receptor-interacting protein 1 isoform X6: protein MIAVSFKCRCQILRRVNKDEGPYSKHSAGSRTPDGALAIRRQSIPDEFRGCSVVELVKKEGTTLGLTVSGGIDKDGKPRVSNLRQGGIAARSDQLNVGDYIRAVNGINLAKFRHDEIISLLKNVGERVVLEVEYELPPVSVQGSGVIFKNVEVTLHREGNSFGFVIRGGAHEDRNKSRPIVITNIRPGGPADREGTIKPGDRLLSIDGIRLHGSTLAEAMSILKQCGQEATLLLEYDVSVMDSVATASGPLLVEVAKATGSSLGIALSTSMFCNKQVIVIDKVKPASIADRCGALHAGDHILSVDGKSMEFCSLAEATQLLSAACQTVRMEILPQHQARPALNAPQHVKVQRSPRTLPWETGGSAPVLPPYHYNTYHPDQSAARSHNRHPNNPSLSHSYSPGSMSAYSLSSLNMSTLPRNMYPTSPRGTLMKKKSKKKDFKSCSSLASSTVGLAGQVVHTETTEVMLLGDGIMGFGLQLQGGVFATETLSSPPLIAYIDPDSPAERCGILQIGDRILSINGVPTEDSTLEETNQLLRDSSITAQLTLEIEFDVAESVIPSSGTFHVKLPKKPGVELGITISSPSNRKPGDPLIISDIKKGSVAHRTGTLELGDKLLAIDNIRVENCSMEEAVQILQQCEELVKLKIQKDEDNSDEQEVSGSIIYTVELQRYGGPLGITISGTEEPFDPIIISSLTKGGLAERTGAIHVGDRILAINSSSLKGKPLSEAISLLQQAGETVTLKIKKQGELTSPKSCVIGQSLGPGAGHEHQDGREESVVTVPPLSSQRPFSTLPSVDSAVESWDGSNMDSSFTSPAPPFQSSPYSFHEWCNAKVTNSQSSSFTRPRANPLSDLGLGDDDWDRPPLGGVCNLPSGLISDSRFTVGHDGTEPDQEENFWSQALEDLETCGQSGILRELEESGQEMHLHTLATIMSGSSLSLNHDPTPPRSTLGRQASFQERSNSKPQVSARSNTLPSDPQRRAFAMRKMRQEVNDILNQNPVELHKLTLEKASDLEDFGFSVSDGLLDRGVYVSNIRPGGPAEQGGLQAYDRILQINHVRTRDFDCCLVVPLIAESPNRLELVISRNPASSPSLLTNHTEGTANNSHSPQSISCDLGPSELPIGHAEDGVPIKWSQPGDVLMVGQVTNKSL from the exons ATGATCGCCGTGTCTTTTAAATGTCGCTGCCAGATCCTACGCAGGGTGAACAAAG ATGAAGGCCCGTACAGCAAACACTCAGCCGGGTCCAGAACCCCAGATGGAGCCCTGGCCATCAGGAGGCAGAGTATACCAG ATGAGTTTCGGGGGTGTTCAGTGGTGGAGCTGGTGAAGAAGGAGGGTACGACACTGGGGCTGACGGTGTCCGGAGGCATTGACAAGGACGGGAAACCGCGAGTTTCAAACCTGCGGCAGGGAGGCATCGCAGCCAG GAGCGACCAGCTGAACGTGGGCGACTACATCCGCGCCGTGAACGGAATCAACCTGGCGAAGTTCAGGCACGACGAGATCATCAGCCTGCTGAAGAACGTGGGAGAACgagtggtcctggaggtggagtACGAGCTGCCACCTGTGT CCGTGCAAGGGTCAGGGGTCATATTCAAGAATGTCGAAGTCACGCTGCACAGAGAGGGAAACAGTTTTGGCTTCGTCATCAGAG gcgGCGCTCATGAAGACAGGAACAAGTCTCGTCCCATTGTCATTACAAACATTAGGCCGGGCGGTCCAGCTGACCG AGAAGGAACGATCAAGCCGGGTGATCGATTGTTGAGCATCGATGGGATCCGTCTCCATGGCAGCACGCTGGCAGAGGCGATGAGTATTCTGAAGCAGTGTGGGCAGGAAGCCACGCTGTTGCTCGAGTACGACGTTTCCGTCATGG ATTCGGTTGCCACGGCATCGGGGCCATTGTTGGTGGAGGTTGCCAAGGCGACAGGCTCCAGCCTGGGCATCGCTCTGTCTACATCCATGTTCTGCAACAAACAGGTGATTGTCATCGACAAGGTGAAACCAGCCAGCATCGCAGACAG gtgtGGTGCTCTTCATGCTGGAGATCATATCCTCTCCGTTGATGGGAAGTCAATGGAGTTTTGCTCACTGGCTGAAGCCACTCAGCTGCTGTCGGCCGCCTGTCAGACAGTGCGCATGGAGATCCTGCCCCAGCACCAGGCCCGACCAGCGTTGAACGCACCACAGCATG TCAAGGTACAGCGTAGTCCCCGGACCCTCCCCTGGGAGACCGGAGGCTCCGcgcctgtcctccccccctaCCACTACAACACGTACCACCCTGACCAATCAGCTGCCAGATCGCACAACCGCCATCCCAACAACCCTT cgCTCAGCCACTCATACTCTCCTGGCTCCATGTCAGCCTATAGTCTCTCCTCCCTCAACATGAGCACACTGCCCAGGAACATGTATCCCACAAGTCCACGAGGCacactgatgaagaagaagtccaagaagaaggacttcAAAAGTTGCT CGTCTCTTGCCTCCTCCACTGTGGGTCTTGCCGGTCAGGTTGTTCACACTGAGACCACCGAAGTGATGTTGCTGGGTGACGGCATCATGGGGTTcggcctgcagctgcaggggggAGTTTTTGCCACGGAAACTCTCTCCTCACCGCCGCTCATCGCATATATCGATCCCGACAGCCCCGCTGAGCG gtgtGGAATCCTGCAGATTGGTGACAGGATTCTGTCAATAAATGGAGTTCCTACTGAAGATTCAACTCTGGAAGAAACCAATCAGCTGCTCAGAGACTCGTCCATCACAGCCCAGCTCACACTTGAGATTGAATTCGATGtggcag AATCAGTCATCCCCAGTTCTGGGACGTTTCATGTAAAGCTTCCAAAGAAACCAGGAGTGGAGCTGGGAATCACAATCAGCT CTCCATCTAACAGGAAACCAGGTGATCCACTGATCATCTCTGACATCAAAAAAGGCAGCGTGGCTCACAG GACGGGAACGTTGGAActgggggacaagctgctgGCCATCGATAACATCCGTGTGGAAAACTGCTCCATGGAGGAGGCCGTTCAGATCCTGCAGCAGTGTGAGGAGCTGGTGAAACTCAAGATCCAAAAAGATGAAGACAACTCAG ATGAACAGGAAGTATCAGGCAGCATCATCTATactgtggagctgcagaggtaTGGAGGCCCACTGGGAATCACCATCTCAGGCACCGAGGAGCCCTTTGACCCCATCATCATCTCATCGCTGACCAAGGGGGGGCTGGCAGAgag GACTGGTGCCATCCACGTGGGTGATCGTATCTTAgccatcaacagcagcagcctgaagggGAAACCTCTGAGCGAAGCCATCAGTCTGCTGCAGCAGGCGGGCGAGACAGTCACCCTGAAGATCAAGAAGCAGGGAGAAC TGACCAGTCCAAAGTCCTGTGTGATTGGACAAAGCCTAGGCCCAGGCGCGGGGCACGAGCACCAGGATGGGAGGGAGGAGTCTGTCGTCACAGTCCCGCCTCTCTCCAGCCAGAGACCCTTCAGCACGCTGCCGTCGGTGGACAGCGCCGTGGAATCGTGGGACGGATCCAACAtggacagcagcttcaccagcCCGG ctccaCCCTTTCAGTCATCTCCATACAGTTTCCATGAGTGGTGCAACGCCAAGGTGACCAACAGCCAATCATCTTCTTTCACTCGCCCGAGAGCCAATCCCCTATCGGACCTGGGACTGGGTGATGATGACTGGGACCGCCCCCCGCTCGGAGG AGTCTGTAACCTCCCCAGCGGTTTAATCTCTGACAGCAG GTTCACTGTGGGACACGATGGGACAGAACCAGACCAGGAGGAGAACTTCTGGTCTCAGGCTCTGGAGGACTTGGAAACGTGCGGCCAGAGCGGCATCCTCAGGGAGCTGGAG GAGTCTGGACAGGAAATGCACCTCCACACTCTG GCAACCATTATGTCAGGTTCCAGCCTCAGTCTGAACCAcgaccccacccccccacgcaGCACACTGGGCCGACAGGCGAGCTTCCAGGAACGTAGCAACTCCAAACCGCAG GTGTCGGCGCGTTCCAACACCTTACCATCTGATCCTCAACGTCGTGCATTCGccatgaggaagatgaggcaGGAAGTCAATGACATCCTGAACCAGAACCCCGTGGAGCTCCACAAG ctgacTCTAGAGAAGGCCTCAGATCTGGAAGACTTTGGTTTTAGTGTCTCTGATGGTTTGTTGGATCGCGGTGTCTATGTTAGCAACATCCGTCCAGGAGGCCCAGCGGAGCAGGGTGGCCTCCAAGCCTACGACCGAATATTGCAG ATTAACCACGTCCGGACCAGAGACTTTGACTGCTGCCTTGTGGTTCCACTGATCGCAGAGTCTCCAAACCGCCTGGAGCTTGTCATCAGCCGAAACCCcgcctcctccccttccctgcTGACCAATCACACTGAAGGCACCGCCAACAACAGCCACTCCCCCCAGTCAATCAGCTGTGACCTCGGACCGTCTGAGCTCCCTATTGGACATGCAGAAGATGGCGTTCCAATCAAGTGGAGCCAACCTGGAGATGTGCTGATGGTGGGTCAGGTGACAAATAAGTCCTTATAG